The following coding sequences lie in one Homalodisca vitripennis isolate AUS2020 chromosome X, UT_GWSS_2.1, whole genome shotgun sequence genomic window:
- the LOC124368549 gene encoding uncharacterized protein LOC124368549, whose protein sequence is MAAVGLLCLCLLVALVGSYPLTDVISGSEGPISIPGSGGIPKAEAMMEFKADRKYVVNPLCFSKWVAVPGCGIWILLNDLFVRSGHPAKVVYYEAPSNYYYY, encoded by the exons atggCTGCTGTAGGACTGCTTTGTCTCTGCCTTCTAGTCGCATTGGTTGGCAGCTATCCTTTAACG gATGTGATATCTGGCTCAGAAGGACCAATATCCATACCAGGCAGTGGTGGGATACCAAAAGCAGAAGCTATGATGGAATTCAAGGCAGATAGAAAGTATGTCGTAAATCctctttgtttttcaaaatggGTTGCCGTACCTGGATGTGGTATCTGGATACTCTTGAATGACTTGTTCGTGCGTTCTGGACATCCTGCAAAAGTTGTTTATTACGAGGCACCCAGTAACTACTACTATTATTAG